From Coriobacteriia bacterium:
GACAATCTCATCAGCGTGGGCTGGAACGACGAAGGCGTGGGCTGGTACTCGGGTGGATCCGTGCGCCTGGATCGCCAGTACAACCCCAACGCCTACGCGAACAACCATAACTATACGTCAAGCGCCGTCGAGAAGGAGAATCTCCTAAGCTTGGGATGGCAGGACGAAGGTACCGCCTGGTACGGCGTGCGGTAGGCCTGCAAGAGCGGCTTTACGCTGGGTCGGCAGCGTTGAGGCGCAGGGCGCAGGCCTGAAGCTCGTCGGCGAGTGCGGGCGTGATGGGCTCGGGGAGCTCCCCGCCCGATTGCAGGGCCTCGTCGAGGGCGAGCATGCGACGCACGAAAGCCTCGTTATCGGCATCGAACATGCGCAGGCGCCGTGCAGCGGCAAGACCGGCGTCAATGTCGTTTGACTGCGCGACACGGCGCAGGTGCAGAATTACGAGGTTGACCGAGCCGTGAAAGCGGCGCTCGATGGGGACTTCGGTCTGGGGCATGCGCGTTCGCCTTCCTTAGTCGAGGATAGCGTCGATTTTGGCGACCTTGCTCGTCATGGTATTTGTGTGACCAGGACGGATGTCAGCCTTGAGGATGACTTCGGTGCGAATGCCGCGCTCCGCCAGGACGAAGGTCGCGTCCTTTACGACTCGCATGACCTCGTCATATTCACCTTCGATCTCGGTAAACATCGAATTGGTACGCGAGGGGAGTTCCGAATCGCGGATGACGCGTATGACTTCGGCCACGTATTCGGATAGCTCCTCGCCTTCGCCGAAGGGCGCGATGGCGACGGCAACAAGCGCGTTCATGCTAGGCCTCCTCGAGGGTCAGGGGATTGGCGGCGATGTCTTCGGGTGTGGCGCGATACAGCTCGTCGAGGAATGCGACCTTGAAGCTTGCGGGTGCGTCCGTGTGAGCGGCTGCTCGGATTGCGGCGAGGTTGAAGGCCGCGCTTGCGGTAAGGGCTGCGGTAAAGGGGTCGGCACAGGCGGCATATACGGCGGCAACGCCTCCGAGTGCACAGCCGAAGCCGGTCACTTTCTCCATGAGAGGTGACCCGCCTTGGGAATGGGCAACAAGCTTCCCATCGGTGATGAGATCGATGGGCCCGGATACGGCGACAGCGCCTTTGATGTGGCGAGCGAGTGCGATGGCAGCGTCACGAGCGCCATCGACGCTGTCGGTGGAGTCGACGCCCTTAACGCCACTGGTTGCATAGTTACCTTCGAGTCCCCAGAGCTTAGCGAGCGCGATGGCTTCGGAGGCGTTACAGCGAATGATGGTGGGCGTGTGTTCCTTCATATGCGCAAGGATGTGTCCGCGCACCTCGCCCAGGCCAATGCCGACGGGATCGAGTACCCAAGGCGTTTCATGTTCGCATAGGGCGGTTGCGGTACGGCACATTGCCTCTTCGTGGGAGGGTAGGAGTGTGCCCACGTTGATGTAGAATGCCCCGGATTGCGCACCCAGGGCTTCGCCCTCATCGGGCAGATAGACCATCGCGGCAGATCCACCAGCCGCAAGCTGCGCGTTTGCGACAAAGTCGACGGTTACGTAATTGGTAATGGAGCCCGCAAGCGGCGTGCTCTCTTTGACGGCGGATACGGCGGCAAGGATGCGTTCGCGTGTTTGGTCGAGACATTGCATCGGGTTTATCTCCATTCTGGGTAGGGGTGCGAGTTCTCATTCTAGCGCACGGGGGAGATTTCTCCACTCCGCGGCCTGACGGCCGCTCCGGTCGAAATGACAGGGGAGGCGTGGCTTACCTCGCGGACCAGACAAATGTGCCCCGGCGACTTTCGTCTGGTAGACTGCGACGCATGGACGACAAGCCGGCATATGAGTATCCGTTCTTCTCGCACGAGTCGTGTGAGTACTTTCCCTGTCACGAGGGCATTGCCCCGGACGAGTTCAATTGCCTGTTTTGCTACTGTCCTCTCTATGCGCTCGGACCGCGTTGTGGTGGGGATTTCACCTATACCGATGCCGGTGTCAAGGATTGTTCTGCGTGCACGTTGCCGCATCGCGCGGATGCCGGCACGCGCTTGGTGATGGAGCATCATGACGAGCTCAAGGAACTTTCTAAAAAGTGATAAAGGTTGCCTATGTCATTCATCGGAGAATAATACGCGTAAACCGATTTTTTGCATGTATTTGCCGCTGCTAACACACATATTATTAAACTAGATCATATGGAAGAAGCGGGGAAGACAGACAAGGTGTTTCAGTCGATCGAGTGCTCGGATGCCCTCGAACGCTTTCTCTCTTCCGATGAAGGTGCTGGGTCGGGTTACGGTGTTGCCGCATATGTCGGCACGAGTTTCGTCATCTGCCGCATCTACGATCTCCAGACAAACGAGTTGCTCGCCACGCTGCAAAAATCAGGTGACTTTGCCTCGCTTTCGGGCACAAAGCTCAAGAATACGCTGGCTGATGTGCTCGATGAGCTTGCCGAGCAAGCGCATGTCTCGCTTTCAAAGATTAACGTTGCCGTTGTGAGTGGCACGACAGCCATGGAAAGCAAGGTTGCCGGTCTCGAGCAGCCCGAGCTTCTACATGACCTCGAGGAGGAGCTGGGGGAGTTCGGCCGCGATGTCGAGTACATGCTCGCC
This genomic window contains:
- a CDS encoding hydroxyethylthiazole kinase, coding for MQCLDQTRERILAAVSAVKESTPLAGSITNYVTVDFVANAQLAAGGSAAMVYLPDEGEALGAQSGAFYINVGTLLPSHEEAMCRTATALCEHETPWVLDPVGIGLGEVRGHILAHMKEHTPTIIRCNASEAIALAKLWGLEGNYATSGVKGVDSTDSVDGARDAAIALARHIKGAVAVSGPIDLITDGKLVAHSQGGSPLMEKVTGFGCALGGVAAVYAACADPFTAALTASAAFNLAAIRAAAHTDAPASFKVAFLDELYRATPEDIAANPLTLEEA
- a CDS encoding metal-binding protein produces the protein MDDKPAYEYPFFSHESCEYFPCHEGIAPDEFNCLFCYCPLYALGPRCGGDFTYTDAGVKDCSACTLPHRADAGTRLVMEHHDELKELSKK